In Listeria cossartiae subsp. cossartiae, the DNA window TGCGTCAAGAAGCTGTCGCCGAGCAAGCCAAAGATGCGGATGTCACAATTGTCGTTGGCGATCCTAGGAGCAATAACACGGCTCGCCTGGCGCAAGTTTCGATGGTGAAAGCAGGAACTCCCGCTTACCGGATTGCTGATATTTCAGAATTAGACATTCAGTGGATTAAAGATGCGAAAAAAGTGGCGGTAACGGCTGGTGCAAGTATCCCAACACCACTTGTACGAGAAGTGCTTGTTTTTTTAGAGCAGTTTGATGCGGCAGATGAATCTACTTGGGAACGAACACATCGCCCTGATTTTGCTAGTATCATTCCAAAAATGAAAAATAAAAATATGGCAGAAAAAAGACGCCAACGTTTAGCCCATCTAAAAAATGGTGACAATTAAAAAAGCCGACTAATTCCCTTTAATCAAGGAGTTAGTCGGCTTTTTCTTAACAAAATTGGAATGGATCTGTATTTACTTCAGAAACAATAAATTCTGCTTCATAATCCAAAATTTTCGCTTGTTCTTCCATTTTGGTTTTCAGATAGCCTTTCATTACTTTTTCGATATTATGGCCAGCATCAATCGTTGGAAGGTTAATCGCTAATAAATCATGCCCTGTGTGGTAATAGACATCTCCGGTAATAAAAACATCTGCACCAGTAGCTTTTGCTTGATGGATAAATTTATTTCCATCACCACCAATAATCGCTACTTTTTTGACTGTTGTTTTTAAATCACCAATAAAACGAACATTTTCAATCGCGAAAGCAGTTTTTAATTTATCAATAAATGAAACCATACCGAGTTTTTTCGGTAAAGTACCGACACGACCTAAGCCTTCTTTATACGTTTGTGTTTCTAGCGTGTAAACATCAATAGCTGGTTCCTCATAAGGATGCGCAATCTTCACGGCTTTTGTAATCGTTTCTGTTAAATACTGCGGGAAAATCGCCTCTATTTTCACTTCGGGAATGGAAGTCAGCTGTTCTTTCTCACCAATCGTTGGGTTGGCATCTACTCCTGGTTTAAAGGAACCGATACCCGTTGTGTGAAAAGTACATTCTGAATAAGCAGTGCCGATTTGGCCAGCCCCGTTGTTGACAAGTGCTAAACGAACACTTTCTAGTTCATTTTCCGGTACATAAACAGCGATTTTGCAGTAAGGTTCTGTATAAGTTTCTTCAATCATCGTTGTATCTTGTAATTGGAGCAAGTCTGCCAGAATGTCGTTTACACCGCCCTGAGCGATGTCGAGATTCGTGTGTGCGGCAAAAACAGTGATATCATGTTTGATTAATTTTTTAATCATTTTCCCTTGTTTTGTTGTTGTATCAATGTGTTGGGTTGGACGATATAAGAATGGATGATGGGCGATAATTAAATCGACCTTTTTTTCGATGGCTTCATCCACCACTTCTTCTAACACATCTAAGGTAAACATAATTTTTCTTACTTTTTTGGATAAATCACCTACTTGTAAACCAATGGGATCGCCTTGCATTGCGAGCTTTTTAGGTGCGATTTTTTCCATTATCGCTGTGTATTCGTAGCCATTTGCGACTTTCATTTTAGCACATCCTCTACTAATGCGATTTTATGTTCTAATTCACGAATTTTCGCTTGGTTTTCCGTTGAAATCGGTTGATTATTAGAAATGGTTTGAATGATATTTTGCCAAGTGTTGGCTTCGTGTCGCCATTTGCTTTTGAAAATAGCGCTTTGTTCTTGTAGTAAACAAGGCCCGAAAAATATTTCTTGCTTCGTCCAAGCAACAGGTTTTTCAGAGGGCGTTAACACCATAATTTCATAAATCTTATTATCTTCCCGTAAAATTGCTTCTGAAGTAATAAGCCAGTTATTTTGTTCAGACCACTCTCTTAACTGCCATGCTGCAATATTAGGTTGCAAAATCAGTTTAGTTACGCCAGCTAATTTTGCAGCGCCTTCTTCTAAAATCGTGCGGATTAATGTGCCACCCATGCCAGCAATCACAATCGTATCAATCGCATCTTCTTTTTCGATAACGGCTAAACCATTCCCTTTTCTAACATCAATTTGTTCTGTTAAGCCAGAAGAACGGACTTGTTTTTGGGCAGATTGAAAAGGTCCATCAACGACTTCGCCAGCAATAGCAAAAGAAGCTGTTTGGTTTTTGATTGCAAAACATGGTAAATAAGCATGGTCGCTTCCGATGTCTGCGATTCGTTCATTTTTTGTTATGTAAGAAGCCACTTTTTCGAGTCGCTTCGATAGTTGCTCTTCGTTCATTTGGTTCCCTACTTTCATTTTCATTAAAAAGGCAGGAGAACGATTTGTCCTCCTGCCCGGTTGTACATTATTCCAGGAAGTCTTTCAATTGTTTGCTGCGGCTTGGATGACGTAATTTACGTAATGCTTTGGCTTCAATTTGACGAATCCGTTCACGAGTTACACCAAATACACGACCAACTTCTTCTAAAGTGCGCGTACGACCATCATCAAGACCGAAACGTAAGCGAAGTACGTTTTCTTCACGGTCTGTTAACGTATCAAGCACGTCTTCTAGTTGTTCTTTTAGTAATTCGTAAGCAGCGTGGTCAGATGGTGAAGTTGCATCTTGGTCTTCGATAAAATCGCCAAGGTGAGAATCATCTTCTTCGCCGATTGGTGTTTCAAGGGAAACAGGCTCTTGTGCGATTTTTAGGATTTCCCGAACTTTTTCTGTCGGTAAGTCCATTTCTTCGCCAATTTCTTCTGGTGAAGGATCGCGGCCTAAATCTTGTAATAAGGAACGTTGTACACGGATTAGTTTGTTGATTGTTTCCACCATATGCACAGGAATACGGATAGTTCTTGCTTGGTCCGCAATCGCACGGGTTATTGCTTGACGAATCCACCATGTTGCATAGGTACTGAATTTAAATCCTTTATTGAAGTCGAATTTCTCAACGGCTTTCATTAGTCCCATGTTACCTTCTTGAATTAAATCAAGGAATAACATCCCACGACCAACATAACGTTTTGCAATACTTACAACAAGACGTAGGTTGGCTTCTGCAAGACGTCCCTTAGCTTCGATGTCGCCAGCTTCGATACGTTTTGCTAAAGCAATTTCTTCATCTGCTGTTAGTAAGTCAACTCGACCAATTTCTTTTAGATACATGCGAACAGGGTCATTAATTTTTACGCCTGGTGGTACACTCATATCTGTTAAATCAAAGGATTCGGTTTCTTCTTTTACAAGTTCTGTTTCATCTGGATCTTCATCATCTGCATCGTCAGAAACTTCAATTCCTGCTTCACCAACATGTTCTAAATACTCATCCATTTGATCGGAATCTAAAGTGAATGGAGCTAATCTGGCAGCGATTTTTGCATAAGTTAAAATCCCCTTTTTCTTACCTTCTTCTATCAGGGCTTCTTTTACTTGCTCAACGCTTAGTTCAGCAACTGGTTTTGTGTTTTTTGTTTTATCACTCATAACTGCCTGTATTCCTCCTTCCAAAATGCCGCTAACCTTATTAAAAGGCTTCTCTTAGGTAATAATACCATCATTTAGCGGTTTTAAAACGTTATTAATCCAATTGGCCGCTGTTTAACTGGCGGTTGAGTTGGACGATTTCGAGCATGACGCGAATTTCATTTTCGTTGTCGTTTTCACGATTGTACGTCACTAATTCTTGCTCAAGTTCTTTTTTCTTTTGTTCTAATTTATACCGTTTTAGACTTCTAATATAGTCTTCAAACTGGGGTTTACCTTGTTCATCTGGACTAATAACCATTTCGAGGCTACTAATAAGTCCTTTCATCGCAGCATCCGGAACGCTATCCATGAATTTCGTTGGATCCGCATCATTACCTTCCGCAAAATAACCAATTAGATAGGTATAAAGCGCTTCGTAATTATCATGGTAAAACGTCGTGTCGCCAAGAAGTTGCTTAATTAAAAGAAAATTATCTCGGCTTTCCATCATAGCTTTCATTAGCTGCTGCTCTGAGATTGTATGGGCAGATAATTTTTGTTGTGCTGGTTGCTCGAAAGAAAATAGCATTTCTGTATCTTCTTGCGGCATCATCCCCATAAAAGAATCATCTATTGGTGGTTCATTATAACTAGCCATTTGTCGTGATTTTTGACTATTTTTAAGTGATTGCTGTAATTGTTGTTTTAATGTTTCGATGGTTAATTCAAATTCATCTGCTAGCTGCTTTAAGTATAATTCTCGTTCTACGGCTTGATCCAGTTTCGCAATTTCACGCAGACAATCGTCAATATAGGCGATTTGATCTGTTTCATTTTGCAAATTACGTTCTTTTCGCAAATAGTGGATTTTAAAAGCAGTCCAAGTCATTCGCTGTTGCTTGTAGATTTCTTTGAATTTTTCTGCGCCACTTGCTCTAATAAAGTCATCGGGATCTTTTCCAGCGGGGAGTTGCAAAACAAAAACATCTAAGCGATTCCGTTCAACTAGAAGTGTTCCTGCTTTGTAGGCAGCTTCAATTCCAGCACGGTCACCGTCATAGCAGATAATAGCTCGATTAGTGAGCCTTTTAATCAAATCTGCATGTTCTTCGGTTAAGCTAGTTCCCATCGAAGCAACGGCATTTTGAACACCTGCTTCTTCTGCGGAAATAACATCCATAAAACCTTCCATGAGCGTGATTTCTTCTTGTTTTCGAATAGCCTGTCTTGCCTCAGAAAAATGGAATAACGTCCGTCTTTTATTAAAAATAGGCGTTTCAGGACTATTTAAATACTTCGGTCCATCATCACGATCAAATAAACGACCAGAAAAAGCGATAATTTGACCACGATCATTCGTAATAGGAAACATAATTCGATTCCGAAAACGGTCGACCATTTGGCCATCATCACGTTCGGATAAAAGCCCGGCCATGCCAGCAAGTTGTAAGTCCATGCCTCTTTTTTCTAGAAAAGAAGTAATCGTTGCATGGTGATTTGGCGCAAAGCCAATTTGGAAGGTGGTCATCATCTGCTCAGACATACCGCGTTCTTTCAAATAGGTCAGTGCTGCTGCGCCTTCTTCTGTTTCCATCAAAATATAATGATAGAGTTTGGCGGTCAGTTGGTGCATTTCGACCATTTTTGCCGTTTCCGAAGTTTCTTTCGGTAAATTACTTGTGTCGCGTTCTTCTGGGAGCTCGATAGACACATCTAAATGGCTCATATCTGCTACTTTTTTAACCGATTCGACAAAAGTGAGTCCATCGTGTTCCATTAGAAAGGAAAAAACATTGCCTCCCTTACCACACCCAAAACAATGGAAAATCTGTTTTTCTGGTGATACGGAAAAAGATGGCGTTTTTTCACCGTGGAAAGGACATAAGCCAGAGTAATTTCGTCCCTGCTTTTTTAATTGGACATAATTACCAATTATATCGACTATATCCGCTTGATTCCGGACTTGATCAATTACTTCTTCAGGAATCCGCGCCATGTTGACAGTCAACTCCTATTTACTTATTTTGCAAAAATGTGGTCAATCGGTCTTGGAAAAGCGAGCGATCTGCATCACTCATTGCTTTTGGACCTTTGCTATATTTACCTTGTTGCCTTTCTTTGGCATGTCTATAGCGAATATCTAACATTAATGACATTTCTTCTTCTCGGTAAAGTTCACCGCGATTAGAAAAGACAAATGTGCCTTTTGCAAGTAGAATGCTAGCTAGGCCAATATCTTGTGTTACGATAATATCGCCTTTCTTGGCTAAATTCATCATTCGCATGTCCGCTGATTCTTTTCCCGTATCAACAAAAATCCAATTCTCTCCGTTCGTATTGACAGAGTAATGGTTAAACGAAGCGACGAAAGTGACTTCTAATTGAAATTCTTTTGCTACTTGTTTTATTTCTGCTTTCACTGGACAAGCATCGGCATCAACCAAAATTTGTGGCACACATTCCATCCTCTCTTCAAAATCTATGAAGGCACGTTAAAAAACGAGTTTTTCCACCCGTTTTTAAAATAATATGCATAGATTTAGCTTTTTAATAAGCGAAATTAGATTATACGGGAAGATACTAACTTTTACAAGCAGATTTCCCCGTATAATATATATATTCGCCACAAAAAGCAAAAGTCCTTCTTATAATTCTAAATTTTCATCAACAATTTCACCAATGTGGATTAAAATCTCATTTGCAGTCTCTTCAATCGCTTTATTCGTCACATCTAAGACGAAACAATTAAGTTTACTTGCTAATTTATTAAAAATCGCTAGCTCTTCATCAATACGTTGATTACTTGCATAAGTTCCAGCACCTGGTAAACCAATCGAGAT includes these proteins:
- a CDS encoding Nif3-like dinuclear metal center hexameric protein; protein product: MKVANGYEYTAIMEKIAPKKLAMQGDPIGLQVGDLSKKVRKIMFTLDVLEEVVDEAIEKKVDLIIAHHPFLYRPTQHIDTTTKQGKMIKKLIKHDITVFAAHTNLDIAQGGVNDILADLLQLQDTTMIEETYTEPYCKIAVYVPENELESVRLALVNNGAGQIGTAYSECTFHTTGIGSFKPGVDANPTIGEKEQLTSIPEVKIEAIFPQYLTETITKAVKIAHPYEEPAIDVYTLETQTYKEGLGRVGTLPKKLGMVSFIDKLKTAFAIENVRFIGDLKTTVKKVAIIGGDGNKFIHQAKATGADVFITGDVYYHTGHDLLAINLPTIDAGHNIEKVMKGYLKTKMEEQAKILDYEAEFIVSEVNTDPFQFC
- a CDS encoding tRNA (adenine(22)-N(1))-methyltransferase, with translation MNEEQLSKRLEKVASYITKNERIADIGSDHAYLPCFAIKNQTASFAIAGEVVDGPFQSAQKQVRSSGLTEQIDVRKGNGLAVIEKEDAIDTIVIAGMGGTLIRTILEEGAAKLAGVTKLILQPNIAAWQLREWSEQNNWLITSEAILREDNKIYEIMVLTPSEKPVAWTKQEIFFGPCLLQEQSAIFKSKWRHEANTWQNIIQTISNNQPISTENQAKIRELEHKIALVEDVLK
- the rpoD gene encoding RNA polymerase sigma factor RpoD translates to MSDKTKNTKPVAELSVEQVKEALIEEGKKKGILTYAKIAARLAPFTLDSDQMDEYLEHVGEAGIEVSDDADDEDPDETELVKEETESFDLTDMSVPPGVKINDPVRMYLKEIGRVDLLTADEEIALAKRIEAGDIEAKGRLAEANLRLVVSIAKRYVGRGMLFLDLIQEGNMGLMKAVEKFDFNKGFKFSTYATWWIRQAITRAIADQARTIRIPVHMVETINKLIRVQRSLLQDLGRDPSPEEIGEEMDLPTEKVREILKIAQEPVSLETPIGEEDDSHLGDFIEDQDATSPSDHAAYELLKEQLEDVLDTLTDREENVLRLRFGLDDGRTRTLEEVGRVFGVTRERIRQIEAKALRKLRHPSRSKQLKDFLE
- the dnaG gene encoding DNA primase codes for the protein MARIPEEVIDQVRNQADIVDIIGNYVQLKKQGRNYSGLCPFHGEKTPSFSVSPEKQIFHCFGCGKGGNVFSFLMEHDGLTFVESVKKVADMSHLDVSIELPEERDTSNLPKETSETAKMVEMHQLTAKLYHYILMETEEGAAALTYLKERGMSEQMMTTFQIGFAPNHHATITSFLEKRGMDLQLAGMAGLLSERDDGQMVDRFRNRIMFPITNDRGQIIAFSGRLFDRDDGPKYLNSPETPIFNKRRTLFHFSEARQAIRKQEEITLMEGFMDVISAEEAGVQNAVASMGTSLTEEHADLIKRLTNRAIICYDGDRAGIEAAYKAGTLLVERNRLDVFVLQLPAGKDPDDFIRASGAEKFKEIYKQQRMTWTAFKIHYLRKERNLQNETDQIAYIDDCLREIAKLDQAVERELYLKQLADEFELTIETLKQQLQQSLKNSQKSRQMASYNEPPIDDSFMGMMPQEDTEMLFSFEQPAQQKLSAHTISEQQLMKAMMESRDNFLLIKQLLGDTTFYHDNYEALYTYLIGYFAEGNDADPTKFMDSVPDAAMKGLISSLEMVISPDEQGKPQFEDYIRSLKRYKLEQKKKELEQELVTYNRENDNENEIRVMLEIVQLNRQLNSGQLD
- a CDS encoding YaiI/YqxD family protein, giving the protein MPQILVDADACPVKAEIKQVAKEFQLEVTFVASFNHYSVNTNGENWIFVDTGKESADMRMMNLAKKGDIIVTQDIGLASILLAKGTFVFSNRGELYREEEMSLMLDIRYRHAKERQQGKYSKGPKAMSDADRSLFQDRLTTFLQNK